Within the Verrucomicrobiota bacterium genome, the region CCAAAGGCCGCCTGGCTTCGTTGCTCCTCAGTCGAAGATCCAGGGAGGATATTCTCCTTCGTCGCGCCTCGCCATCCGGCCTTTGGCGCGAAAACAGGACCCCGCGGAATTTTCGGACACGCTCTGACGGATCGTTCGGCACAATTCCAGGCCGTCCATCTCCGGCATCATCCAGTCCGAAATCAGAATCGGGAAGTGTGCTCCCTTGAGTTTTTCCCAGGCCTGGCGGCCATCGGTGACGGCCACAACCTCGTAATCATACTTGTGCAACGTTCTCGTCAGGAGCATCCGCGCGACCGCGTCATCTTCAGCGATTAGAATCTTCATGTGAACGCCCTGGCATATCATGCGGTGCACCGGGCACGAGTTTGCGAGGCCTGGGGTAGGTTTCCTCCACGGCTGAACCTTGGCAAGCCGCTTCACGACTGGCCCCAGCGATTCAGCGATTCTCAGTTTGAGTTCGGTAGGGCGAGCCTGTCCCCAGCGAGCCGCCTCCAACGTGGTCCCCATACGTCGGACACGGCTCGCCGGGACGGACTCGCTCTACCCTGGAAGCGTTCGACGTCCGGGGAGCAGTCCGAAATGAGAATGCTGACTTCCCAAATAGGCCTTGACATTGATTGTTGGGATGGCACCAAGACCAGTTCATGACAACCCATCCTTCTGTTCCTCCGCGTCGCCATTCGGCTTTCACCCTCATCGAACTGCTGGTCGTCATTGCCATCATTGGCATTCTCGCCAGCCTGCTCTTGCCGGCCTTGAAGAGCGCCAAGGATCGGTCGTTCCTCGTGACCGATCTAAACAACATTCGCCAAATCCTTCTGGCGGCCCACAGCTTCGCCGGGGACAACAACGATTACATCCCGTTCTGCGGGTGGGGCGGATTGCCGGACCGCGATTCCTGGGCCTACTCGAAAGATCTGGCGCGGTTCCCCGGCGCGGGGAAGAACGACCCGAACACTTACTCCAATCAGGTGCAGAGCTTCAAAAGAGGCCAGCTCGGAAACTACCTCGACTCGGAGAAAGTGATGACTTGCCCGAAGGATTTCTCAGAAAGACAAACCGGTGTGAAGCAGAAACAGTACATCCGCCGCGACATCAAGATCATCAGCTATCTCTGGAACGGCGCCATCAACGGTTACGACACGGGCCCCATGCCCCAGAACCTCATGTCTCGATGGACGTTGTCCACATTCCGGCCTACCGGAATGCTGATCTGGGAAGCGGACGAAATGCAGAGCGAATATATTTTCAATGACGCCAGCAGCACGCCGCACGAAGGCATTTCGCGCCGGCACGGCTCCAGCCGAATCGCCAAGGACCAAAGCGACAAAGTGAAAGGGATCGGCACGTTCGGGAACCTGACCGGTTCGGCTTTCACGGCGCCGCTGGCCAAGTGGCTCTCGCGCCAGATGGCGGGACCGAACATCTGGCCGCAGGAACCGTCGTTCGACGGGCCGAATGATGCGTGGTACGTTCCGGGCACGCGCAATGGCCGAAATTAGAATCCCAATCTCCCCCGGAATCTCATGACTCAACCAGCGCTTCCGCTGAACCGGGTAGGGAGGGATTCCACTCCGTCCCTGACCTCAATTAGCGATCGGAAGAGCGATTCCAGGGACGCGGTGGAACGCGTCCTTACCCGTTCATGGCTCGTGTGCATTGCGCCGTGGTCATGGCAGCTTTCTACGAACCTCCTCCTCGCGGGCCTCCTTTGCTTCGCGCTGACTGGCTGCGGTTCCAAAGTCGAAACCGAAAAGCCTGCTCCGGCAACTGCATCTCAGCCGACTCCGGCTCAGGAAGAGACCACCGCACCGGAACCGGCGGCGGGCGCCGCAGCCATCACTTCGGCGCAATTCATCGAAGCTGCCCGAACTTCTTTGAAAGCGGGAAACGTGGACGAAGCCGCAGCCAGGTTGGCGCAACTTCAGTTGCAAGGCACCCGGTTCAACGCGCAACAAGCGAAAGATTATCGCCAAGCTCTTTCGGAGGCCTACGACCGCGCCATCGAAGGCGCCCAGCGCGGCGATCCGCGGGCGCAAGCCGCGCTGCAACTCTTGCGTGCGGCTGGACCGCGTTGACCCCTTCTTCCTGCCAAGAACGGTAGGGCAGACCTGCTGGTCTGCCGATCTGCGTCGCCGCCTCACGCAACAAGGTGTGAACCTCATCGAACGATGGACCGCAGGACTTCCCCAATCTTGAAATGAAAACGAACATTCACGTTGTGACAACCACGCCGATCAAGACAGGCAACACCTGGCGCGCGTCCACGATGGCCGCACTCCTTGTGGCCGCTTCCACCACGTTTCCGGCCCCAGTCTTCAACTCGCAGGCCGCCGCCCACCGCACGCGTCCAAACGTCGTCCTGATTATCACGGATGACCAGGGACACGGTGACCTGGGCTTTCACGGCAACCCGAAGATTCGGACACCGCACCTGGATCAACTGGCGCGGGAAAGCGTTCGCTTTGTGAATTTCTATGTCATGCCCGTTTGTTCGCCCACGCGCGCCTGTTTGTTGACGGGGCGCTACAACTATCGCACCGGCGTCGTGGACACCTACCTGGGGCGCTCTCTGATGGAGCCGGGCGAGGTGACGCTGCCAGAAATGCTCGGGCGCGCC harbors:
- a CDS encoding response regulator is translated as MGTTLEAARWGQARPTELKLRIAESLGPVVKRLAKVQPWRKPTPGLANSCPVHRMICQGVHMKILIAEDDAVARMLLTRTLHKYDYEVVAVTDGRQAWEKLKGAHFPILISDWMMPEMDGLELCRTIRQSVSENSAGSCFRAKGRMARRDEGEYPPWIFD
- a CDS encoding type II secretion system protein, with product MTTHPSVPPRRHSAFTLIELLVVIAIIGILASLLLPALKSAKDRSFLVTDLNNIRQILLAAHSFAGDNNDYIPFCGWGGLPDRDSWAYSKDLARFPGAGKNDPNTYSNQVQSFKRGQLGNYLDSEKVMTCPKDFSERQTGVKQKQYIRRDIKIISYLWNGAINGYDTGPMPQNLMSRWTLSTFRPTGMLIWEADEMQSEYIFNDASSTPHEGISRRHGSSRIAKDQSDKVKGIGTFGNLTGSAFTAPLAKWLSRQMAGPNIWPQEPSFDGPNDAWYVPGTRNGRN